One Bombina bombina isolate aBomBom1 chromosome 5, aBomBom1.pri, whole genome shotgun sequence DNA segment encodes these proteins:
- the LOC128659424 gene encoding C-C chemokine receptor type 9-like, with translation MMETQILTDAENEDGYMLVTPDYFLDDPGSFCEKSFVRNFAASFLPPIYWCVFFLGLLGNGLVIIIYVYYRRLKTITDTYLINLAIADLLFLVTLPFWAISASHDWIFKTALCKIVNSMYTINVYSGMMLLACISVDRYIAIVQATKAQKHRTRRIFFSKCICIFVWTLAVILSLPEILYSNVKEDSYSKYYCTMSYPVEIRKSLKVIALGLKVTVAFCIPFVIMIFCYSMIIPTLVQAKSFQKHKALKVIFALLTVFVLSQLPYNSLLIVKAWDASNATVADCMISKNLDIAYKVTQSIAFLHCCMNPFIYVFVGVKFRNDLFKILKMFSCISEDQWKKILKVEKSKALSEMLETKTGTLSL, from the exons ATGATG GAAACCCAGATCCTAACAGACGCAGAAAATGAAGACGGTTACATGCTTGTTACACCGGACTACTTTTTGGATGACCCAGGATCCTTTTGTGAGAAAAGTTTTGTCAGAAACTTTGCTGCATCTTTTCTGCCTCCAATTTATTGGTGTGTATTTTTTCTTGGCCTACTTGGAAATGGCCtggtaattattatatatgtgtattacaGAAGGTTAAAAACTATCACAGACACCTACCTTATAAATTTAGCAATCGCTGACCTCCTTTTTCTAGTAACTCTGCCTTTCTGGGCAATATCTGCTTCACATGACTGGATTTTTAAGACGGCTCTTTGTAAAATCGTTAACAGTATGTATACAATAAATGTGTACAGTGGAATGATGTTACTAGCCTGCATTAGTGTTGATAGATACATTGCCATAGTCCAGGCTACAAAAGCACAAAAACACAGAACCAGGAGAATTTTCTttagtaaatgtatatgtatttttgtatggacTCTTGCAGTAATTCTAAGTCTACCTGAGATATTATATAGTAATGTAAAGGAAGACTCATATTCCAAATACTATTGTACTATGTCTTATCCTGTTGAGATACGCAAGTCACTAAAAGTCATTGCTCTTGGTTTGAAAGTCACAGTTGCCTTTTGCATTCCCTTTGTGATCATGATATTCTGTTATTCAATGATTATTCCAACTCTTGTACAAGCCAAAAGTTTTCAAAAGCATAAAGCACTTAAAGTAATTTTTGCTTTATTAACCGTATTTGTACTTTCTCAGCTACCTTATAATAGTCTGCTTATAGTTAAGGCATGGGATGCTTCAAATGCCACAGTTGCAGATTGTATGATTTCCAAAAATCTAGACATTGCATATAAAGTGACTCAGAGCATTGCTTTCCTTCATTGCTGTATGAAtccatttatttatgtttttgtggGAGTTAAATTTAGGAATGATCTTTTcaagattttaaaaatgtttagctgCATTAGTGAAGACCAATGGAAAAAAATTCTTAAAGTTGAAAAATCAAAAGCACTTTCTGAAATGTTAGAAACAAAAACGGGTACTCTATCTTTGTAA